Proteins co-encoded in one Cricetulus griseus strain 17A/GY chromosome 1 unlocalized genomic scaffold, alternate assembly CriGri-PICRH-1.0 chr1_1, whole genome shotgun sequence genomic window:
- the Fam216b gene encoding LOW QUALITY PROTEIN: protein FAM216B isoform X2 (The sequence of the model RefSeq protein was modified relative to this genomic sequence to represent the inferred CDS: inserted 1 base in 1 codon), which yields MGRNLKRQYKLQNVPQIPRIQVPASAADNSLLKDLNQGQRRYFYSIMKIYDTRPQWKALQTRYIHSLGYWQQLGYITQQEAVSCAALLRHSTTQASAKIAPQRAIPRNSSVTQRKCQPAKPESRLGPRXSQHSKLSIKTQDRIISKIVSSSVYSWHPSGCWYVFVV from the exons atggggagaaactTGAAAAGGCAGTACAAGCTCCAGAATGTTCCACAGATACCTCGCATTCAagtccctgcctctgctgctgacAATTCATTACTGAAG GATCTAAATCAAGGGCAGCGGCGCTACTTCTACAGCATCATGAAGATTTATGACACCAGGCCACAGTGGAAGGCCCTACAGACCCGCTACATCCACAGCCTTGGGTACTGGCAGCAGCTGG GCTATATCACTCAGCAGGAGGCTGTGTCTTGTGCTGCTCTACTTAGACACTCAACCACTCAAGCCTCAGCCAAGATAGCGCCTCAAAGGGCCATTCCTCGAAACTCTTCAGTCacacaaagaaaatgccaaccaGCAAAACCAGAGTCTAGACTTGGACCCA GTTCCCAGCACAGCAAACTGAGCATCAAGACCCAAGACCGCATAATCTCTAAAATAGTCAGTTCATCTGTGTATTCCTGGCATCCTAGTGGGTGTTGGTATGTGTTTGTTGTATGA